The Mustela erminea isolate mMusErm1 chromosome 18, mMusErm1.Pri, whole genome shotgun sequence genome has a window encoding:
- the LOC116577513 gene encoding leucine-rich repeat-containing protein 37A-like isoform X9, whose product MMTLELEKLILPSRMACCLCQFKNNIEVVCKTVKLHCDSECMTNATHCDEEVSIRNTEGSFMKVLKARKKSTSTELTIEPEKASSDKNSVSLAFINEQLDFNDESDVISALNYILPYFSEGNLEDVESTLLPFIKLLFSNVQDGDKPTGPLTNNTGSLSLKPGPNNSTYKNKLKKLYFLENLLDAEIQEKIDEVKKKEKIAMLIHSGLFGPKFKRQIFPKKLETAQAQEESLAKAEHVGKKMLRVKKVIKGPKGLRKRYFKELRRQRNQKKQNAQPFVENVAKERRLRRPSTRELEQLHMAQRPKKLVGDSFNTEPSFIKEHKAAVSSFLKQYSLGRPSASTAPKSLPEVKNKSKDLTYTIFVLEDANARVKNMKAPRPVSHSGKKYIFHKTRSRVVHREPKAKRNRKFKKKSPLRNKLMLAKRPPFSAVRSLINSPSREAFSSSGEMSSQENPFPELFTLSEPLRENTTVENTTTQNVFEETVPEQTLPEFGNHENLPRAHSAATGDNFMPTVKQTNETQWEYHNMGTELPPKSTEFTVSKHSATGDLFEIQLNQQLRSLIPNNDVRRLISHVIRTLKMDCSETHVQLACAKLISRTGLLMKLLSEQQEVKVSKAEWDTDQWKTENYINESTEVQSEQKGQESSELTKEVPGYGYNNKLILAISVTVVVMILIIVFCLIEIYSHRTASEEGKEGNSRGFFRSLLRKRCSSENENQEGFFWRRRPLWLRDMYRPLNATRKKNMAQKLHDKDSSDEDEIFNKEPGEKSEATAEKTQATDSTAEELGEESETAAETVTE is encoded by the exons GATTTTACCTAGCCGTATGGCCTGCTGTCTCTGTCAATTCAAAAATAATATTGAGGTTGTCTGCAAGACAGTCAAGCTGCATTGTGACAGTGAATGTATGACAAATGCCACACATTGTG ATGAAGAAGTATCTATAAGGAATACAGAAGGCTCATTCATGAAGGTATTGAAAGCCCGGAAGAAGAGCACCAGTACTGAGCTGACTATTGAGCCAGAGAAGGCATCCTCAGACAAAAATAGCGTCAGTCTAGCCTTTATCAATGAGCAGCTAGACTTCAATGATGAAAGTGATGTTATTAGTGCACTGAATTACATATTGCCTTATTTCTCAGAGGGAAATCTAGAAGATGTAGAATCAACATTATTACCatttattaaacttctgttttcaaATGTACAAGATGGAGACAAGCCCACAGGTCCCTTGACAAACAACACAGGGAGCCTATCTCTTAAACCTGGACCCAACAATTcaacttacaaaaataaactgaagaaacTCTACTTTCTGGAAAATTTGTTAGATgcagaaattcaagaaaaaattgatgaggtgaaaaaaaaagaaaaaattgccaTGCTTATACATTCCGGTCTTTTCGGTCCCAAATTTAAACGCCAGATCTTTCCAAAGAAATTGGAAACTGCCCAAGCTCAGGAAGAGAGCCTCGCCAAGGCTGAGCATGTAGGGAAAAAGATGCTGAGAGTGAAAAAGGTCATCAAGGGCCCCAAGGGCCTACGGAAAAGGTACTTCAAAGAATTGCGCCGTCAGAGAAACCAGAAGAAACAGAATGCCCAGCCATTTGTGGAGAACGTGGCCAAAGAAAGAAGGCTCAGGAGACCATCTACAAGGGAGCTGGAGCAGCTTCACATGGCACAGAGGCCCAAGAAATTAGTGGGGGACTCCTTCAATACAGAGCCTTCATTCATAAAGGAGCACAAGGCAGCAGTCTCTTCCTTCCTGAAACAATACTCGTTGGGCAGGCCTTCTGCCTCCACTGCTCCGAAATCCCTACCTGAggtgaaaaacaaatcaaaagactTAACCTACACCATTTTTGTTTTAGAGGATGCAAATGCTAGAGTGAAGAATATGAAGGCTCCCAGACCAGTCTCACATTCCGGAAAGAAGTACATCTTTCATAAAACTCGCTCACGTGTGGTCCACAGAGAACCCAAGGCCAAACGGAATcgaaaattcaaaaagaaaagtcCTCTCAGAAATAAACTGATGCTGGCAAAGAGGCCTCCGTTCTCTGCAGTCAGGAGCCTCATAAATTCCCCCTCACGGGAGGCTTTTTCATCTTCAGGAGAAATGAGTTCTCAGGAAAATCCTTTTCCGGAATTATTTACTCTTTCAGAACCTCTTAGGGAAAACactactgtggaaaacactacTACGCAGAATGTTTTTGAAGAGACGGTGCCAGAACAAACCCTCCCTGAATTCGGGAACCATGAGAATCTTCCCAGGGCACATTCTGCAGCCACCGGAGACAACTTTATGCCAACTGTTAAACAAACCAATGAAACACAATGGGAATACCACAACATGGGCACCGAATTGCCCCCGAAGTCCACAGAGTTCACTGTGTCGAAGCACTCAGCCACAGGGGATCTATTTGAAATTCAGCTAAACCAGCAGCTACGGTCCCTCATCCCCAACAATGATGTGAGAAGGCTCATTTCTCATGTTATCCGGACTTTGAAAATGGACTGCTCCGAGACCCACGTGCAACTGGCCTGTGCCAAGCTCATCTCCAGAACAGGCCTCCTGATGAAGCTTCTCAGTGAGCAGCAAGAAGTAAAGGTGTCCAAGGCTGAGTGGGATACGGACCAATGGAAGACTGAGAACTATATCAACGAGAGCACAGAAGTCCAGAGTGAACAGAAAGGGCAGGAGTCCAGTGAG ctcacaAAAGAAGTTCCAGGTTATGGCTATAACAACAAACTCATCTTGGCAATATCTGTGACTGTAGTAGTGATGATTTTGATTATAGTTTTCTGTCTCATTGAG ATTTATTCTCATAGAACAGCATCAGAGGAAGGTAAAGAAGGAAACTCAAG GGGCTTCTTTCGGTCTCTGCTGCGGAAGAGATGCTCATCCGAAAATGAGAATCAG GAGGGCTTTTTCTGGAGAAGGCGGCCACTTTGGCTTCGGGACATGTACAGACCTCTCAATGCCACACGCAAGAAAAACATGGCACAGAAGTTACACGACAAGGATTCTTCTGATGAGGATGAGATTTTCAACAAGGAACCAGG AGAGAAAAGTGAAGCCACAGCAGAGAAGACTCAGGCCACAGATTCGACTGCTGAAGAGCTGGGTGAGGAGAGTGAGACTGCCGCAGAGACCGTCACCGAGTGA